The Candidatus Desulfofervidus auxilii genome has a segment encoding these proteins:
- the pilO gene encoding type 4a pilus biogenesis protein PilO, translated as MILKKYDPKELRKLGIYFIIILFILNFFIVPLKRSIDDKKIIFKNWQEIYSQHIKNIKKTEKNSYQVLQYLFDKNMTIFEIQENILKCISQLTYEKDLEMLNFELLEPIRKNSITEIPIFIRFRGKPQKFIELLKFIENQKKLFIIKNLEITKRDKNLYFYITFSAFRLEK; from the coding sequence ATGATTTTAAAAAAATACGATCCTAAAGAATTAAGAAAATTAGGAATTTATTTTATAATCATCCTTTTTATTCTTAACTTTTTTATTGTTCCTTTAAAAAGATCCATAGATGATAAAAAAATAATATTTAAAAATTGGCAAGAGATTTATTCCCAACATATTAAAAATATTAAAAAAACTGAAAAAAATTCTTATCAAGTTTTACAATATTTATTTGATAAAAATATGACTATTTTTGAAATACAAGAAAATATTTTAAAATGTATCTCTCAATTAACTTATGAAAAAGATTTAGAAATGTTAAATTTTGAGCTTTTAGAACCCATTCGTAAAAATAGCATTACTGAAATACCAATCTTTATTCGTTTTAGAGGAAAACCTCAAAAATTTATTGAACTTTTAAAATTTATTGAAAACCAAAAAAAACTTTTTATTATAAAAAATCTTGAAATTACTAAACGCGATAAAAATCTTTATTTTTACATTACATTTTCTGCTTTTAGATTAGAAAAATGA